ACCGCGATAGTAAGGCAAATAAGGCTCAATCTCCTCCAAAATATCGTCCACCGTCACCTGCCGTCCTGCGGCCGTATCCCAGGTATCCGGGTTATGGCAGAACTGGCACTGCAGGGCGCAGCCCTGCATGAACAGGACAAACCGGATGCCGGGGCCGTCAACGGTGCCAAAGGTGTCTATCGAATGGATTCGTCCTTTCATGCCCGCCGCGCTCCTTTCTTGATCCTATTATTTATTGGCTGGACTAAATCTCTCCGTGGAAGGTGCGGTTGATCACATCGAGCTGCTGCTCTCTTGTCAGCTTGATAAAGTTGACTGCATAACCCGATACCCGGATCGTCAGCTGCGGATAATTCTCGGGATGCTCCATCGCGTCGAGCAGCTGCTCGCGGTTAAAGACGTTTACGTTCAGATGATGCCCGCCGCTTGCCGTATAGCCGTCAAGCAAGGCAGCCAGGTTGCTGAACCGGGCCGTTTCTTCTTTCCCGAGCGCCTTCGGAATAATCGAGAAAGTGTTCGATACGCCGTCCAGGCTATGCTCATAAGGAATCTTTGCTACCGAAGCGAGCGAAGCAAGCGCCCCCTTGCGGTCACGGCCGTGCATCGGATTCGCGCCAGGAGCGAATGGCTGGCCGGCTTTGCGGCCGTCCGGCGTGCTGCCGGTTTTTTTGCCGTACACGACGTTGGAAGTAATGGTCAGGACGGACATGGTAGGAATCGCGCCTCGGTAGGCCTTATGCTGGCGCAGCCGGTTCATAAAGCCTTCGGCAAGCTCTACGGCAAGCTGGTCGGCACGGTCGTCGTTATTGCCGTATTGCGGATATTCGCCTTCGATTTCGAAGTCGACCGCTATCCCCTTCTCGTTCCTGACCGGACGGACCTTCGCGTACCGGATCGCGCTCAAGCTGTCGGCCACCACGGACAGCCCGGCAATGCCGCAGGCCATCGTCCGGATAATGTCCCGGTCATGCAGCGCCATCTCAAGCCGTTCGTAACAGTATTTATCATGCATGTAATGAATGACGTTCAGCGTGTTCATATACAGCTTGGCAAGCCAATCCTGAATGACGCCGAATTTCTGCTTGACTACCTCGTAATCCAGCACTTCGGAGGTTATAGGCGCGATAGCCGGACCAATCCGTACGCCAAGCTTCTCGTCTACGCCGCCGTTAATCGCGTACAGCAGCGCCTTCGCCAGATTCGCCCTTGCCCCGAAAAACTGCATTTGCTTGCCGATCCGCATGGCGGATACGCAGCAGGCAATGCCGTAGTCGTCTCCGAAAAAGGGCCGCATCAGGTCATCATTCTCGTATTGAATCGAGCTGGTCTCCGCCGATACCTTGGCGCAATATTTCTTGAAGGGCTCGGGCAGCTTTGACGACCACAGGACGGTCAGGTTGGGCTCCGGCGCCGGTCCAAGCGTATAAAGGGTATGCAGGAAACGGAAGGAATTGCGCGTAACCCGCGTCGCCCCGTCTAAGCCCATGCCGCCAACCGATTCCGTCACCCAGGTCGGGTCGCCGCTGAACAGCTCATTGTAGTCGGGTGTACGCAGGAACTTCACGATCCTGAGCTTCATCACAAAATGGTCAACCAGCTCCTGTGCTTCCCGTTCCGTTAAGGTACCTTCCCTCAAATCCCGCTCGAAATAAATATCGAGAAAGCTGGATACGCGTCCCAGGCTCATTGCCGCTCCGTTCTGCTCTTTGATAGCGGCTAGATAGGCAAAATAGAGCCATTGCACCGCTTCCCGCGCGTTTGCCGCAGGAGCGGAGAGGTCAGAGCCGTACGCGGCAGCCATTGCCTTCAGCTCGCCAAGACTCCGAAGCTGCTCGGATAATTCCTCGCGAAGCCGGATAACCTCCTCCGTCACGGCGTCTACTTCCAGCTGCAGCAGCTCTTCTTTTTTCCCTTGAATCAGCCGGTCGACGCCATACAGAGCAACGCGCCGGTAATCCCCGATAATGCGGCCGCGGCCGTAAGCATCGGGCAAGCCCGTGATAATGCCTGCTTTTCTCGCAGCCCGCATATCGGTCGTATAAGCATCAAAAACTCCTTGATTATGCGTCTTGCGGATATCCGTAAACACCCGGAGCATCTCGGGATCAAGTTCATAGCCGTAAGCCTCGCAAGCATCGGCAGCCATTCGAATGCCGCCAAACGGCTGCACGGCCCGCTTCAGCGGCGCGTCGGTCTGCAGGCCAACGATCTTCTCCTTGCTTTTATCGATATAACCCGGCGCATGCGAGGTGATTGCGGATACGGTATGAACATCGATATCATGGACGCCGCCGCGCTCCCGTTCTTCCTTGAGCAGGCCGCTGACCTGCCTCCAAAGTGCATTCGTGTCTTCGGTTGCGGATGCGAGGAACTGTTCGTCGCCTTCATACGGTGTAAGGTTTTTCTCGATAAACGAATTGACATCAATTTGTTTCTTCCATTTTCCGTCAGCGAACCCCCGCCATGCATCTTTGCCGGCCGCCCCTCTTCTGACTTCGTTTTCCTTCATCGCCATCTTCAAGCACCTCCGTTTTCTATGTCTCCATGTTACGGTTTTCCGGTTGTTCCGGCTGTGACTTAGCTCACAATCCGAATCAAAAACCTGTTCATCGTTATGTCGCCTCTCCAGCCGGAATCGTCCGAATAAAGCGGTTGTCGATCCTGTTGCTCCGCAGCTCGGATTCCTTCAGCCTTAACCAATTGATTTGCCGCAGGAAGCCGGCAAGATCGGCTTGCCCAAGCTCCAGCTGCACTCGGATCAGCTCCTCGCAGGCCCGGTCGTATACGCCATGCAAAGGATAGATTCGGCCGCCAATCCACGGGATAGCCGCATCGTATCCTTCGCGCTTGCCGTCAGTTAGAAGATCGGCGGCTTCAGCCGAAGGATAAGGCATATGGCAGCCGATAATCCAGACATCCCGGTGCCTGGCGAGAGCAAGGCCGGCATGCATGCCGCTTAATACGCCCTGGTTCGAATAATAATCGCTGATAATGCGGATATCCCGGTCTACATGGCGGAGGAACAGCCGCGGCTCATTGGTCACGATCGTAATGTCATCGCAGTTGCTCCGCATTTCCTTGATCTGGCGCTCAATAACCGTCTGTCCGCCAACGATGCGGAATGCGCGTTTATCTGCTTTTCTTCCTTCATAAAGATCCCCTGCTAAGATCACACCGGACAGCACAACAATCCCTCCTTATCCAATCAGGAGAACAAATAGTCCATATCGGTCAAAATATCCTCGGCCAGCGGAAACAGCAGCTCCTCTTCCATCTGGAAATGAGCGGTCAGTATAAAGCAGCCCTGCGTGAGGCAGTCGCAGCCTCCCTTCATTTCCCGCTGCAGATCGGCGCCGCTTATCGGCTCCAGCCGCAAAGCATGGAGCAGGTTGCTGCTTGCCTGAACAAACGATTCAATATACTGGACGGCAAGCTCATGGTCTTTTTCCAGCACCCATAACGAAGGCATAATGGTTGGCTCAATCTTCTTGTGCGAATAATGCATCAGAATAGGGAACAGCTCCTCCTCTTCCCAAACGGAATGCCGCTTCAGCTCGCGCAGAAGCAACTCCGCTTCTTCCCGAAGTCCGATTAAGCCCTCTATCGTTACGTAACTGCTCATCCCCGCAGCATGATGAATGCTTTGCTGGCATAGAGCGCTGCACATCGCTTTTATTTGTTCATGGTCCGATTCCAATCTCATCGCCAGCCTTGCAAAGGAGCTTGGCCTCGCTGTATTAAACGGATCCAGTCTCATTCCAATCCCTCCCGTACCGCTTCCTTAAAAATGTTCATACCCCAGCCTACCATCTGCCGGTCATAGCCGGCTGTGACGCATATCACAGTTGGCCGGACGGACATGGAACGTTCAAATAAAAAAGGGGATGTCCCATTCGTCATTAATATGACGAATGGGACACCCCCCTTTGTTATTTTGGTTTGGGTTAAACAGCAGCCTGCGCATTTTAATGTTCTTCCAATCGCCATTGCTCAGGGATTCCGTGAATCAACGAGGTAAGGTTGGAATCCCTTCACAAAAGCGACCGCTAACGCTTCTCCAGAATCATTAAAATGCTCCGTTTGCCATTAACCTGTCAATGAAATGCTTTAAGGACATCAGCATGGAATATCACCGCCTCAAACAACATGCCAGGGAGCAGTTAAAGAGTGAAGATGGACATGCCTTGTCGGTTCGACGCATGCACGAACCAGAAAGTGTGTTTGGCCAAATCAAGAATAACCGGGGATTCCGCCGGTTCCTGCTTCGAGGCTTACCGAAAGTTAGCCTAGAGGTCGGGTGGCTTTCGCTTGCCCACAATTTGCTGAAGAAAGCTATAAAGGAGCAAAAACGAAAAATAGCGCTGCAGGGATAACTCTCTGCAGCGCTATTTTTATGAAAATTATTTCGTTATTTTACTAAGGCGAGCCGTTACTCTAGCGAGCGAACCCCTTTTGAGACGGCCTCTTCTTCCATTCGATTATTCAACAAACGTTACGCCTGGCGGAACGGTGATATCCGTTCGGATACGTCCGTCTGCCCCGCGCTCATGGCGGACATGAATGAGACCGCGAGGCGTCGGGTAGGTCCCTTCCGCCCAGTCCAGATCAGCCAGGTTTGGACGAATCCGGACTTTGCGGAAGCCCGGCTCCACAACCTGGATGCCCAGTACGTATTCGGACAGCCAGGCCGTTGGCCCGGATGCCCAGCCATGACAGAGACTGTGCCGGTACCCCTTGTAGCAGTAACCGCCGTAGCTGCCGTGCACATCGATTTTTCCCGGAGGCGTCAGCTCGTCGATTCTTGCCGCTCCCTCCATCCAAGCGATGTCGAAATCCTCCCAGAACGTGGTTGCCCCAAGCTCCAGCATGCCGCCCCAGAAGGACCGGATGCTGTCCAGACTACCCGCAATATCTCCCGCTTCCGCGCGGGCACGCAGCATGTAATAGCCGTAAAAGGTGGAGTATCCGCTTGGCGCGTCAGGCGCTATAACCTCGCGGTTGGCGACAGTCGGATCCATCAGTCCGGCAAGCGCCTGCAGGGCCGCTGCCTGCTTGCTGTCCGCATGATGCGGAATACGCTCGCGCAAACGCCCTTCAAGCTCTTCGCAAAGCCCGGCTGTCCCCTCCTCGCCAAATAACCGGCAAAGCCGGACTCCCGCCTGCATGCCAAGCACAAACAAAGCATGAACCCCTGCCGTTACGCCAGCCGGATTAGAGGAAGCCGGCCAATCCAGGAATGGGCGGTAAACGTTAATCGTGCCGTCCGGCTCCACCTTGCCGATCAGCTCACGAAGCAAGCCTGTTATGTAATCGCGCTGCTCGAGCAGATAAGCTTCATTCCCATGCTGCATATACCAGTCATGCTGAACGAGCAGCCACCAGATCGAATAAGTGGGCATGTCCATAAACATCGGCAGCGGAGACCGGTCGCGCTTGAAATCCATGCTTTGCGGGACAATCTCGTGCTCGCCGAATACGGCGCAAATCGTGGCTACTTCGGGATGCATATCCCCGGTCCACACCATCCGGTCCCGCTTGATGCCATCCCACAGATAGTCCTGCATGTTCAGATGAACGGTATAAGCGCCGGTCTCCCAAATTCGGTCCAGCAGCGGATCGCTGCATCGAAAGCTTCCTTTGTATTCGATATCCCGGTACAAAAATACAGCCTGAACGCTTTGCAGCTCGATCTCCCCTTCATCCAGCAGATCAAGGCGCGCAAAGCGGAAGCCCGTTGTCCCGAACTCGGCGCCGCCAAGCAGACCAACGTCGACAATACTGTCGCGGGATACATGGTCATTCGTCGCGTTGGTTGCTCCGCCAAGCTCGCTCATCGCTTCCATGGCCGATTCTCCAAGGCGCACGCGTATCTTCACGCTTCGCTTCGGCTCCGGGAAACGCCCTTCAACCACGGCAATCCGGATCCCGCCATGCAGCTCGGTTCCGAAGTCGAGCAAGATAGCAGGCGCCTCTCCCTTATGGCGAAGCAGACAGGCGTTTGGCGCTTCCTTGGTCACTTGGCCGCCGTTTCCCGCAAGCAAGCCCTCCGGGTTAATCACATCGGAAGTATTCCCCTTACCGGTATTCCAGACAAGACGCACCGGTTCCACATAAGCACGCGTACGCGGATCAATGGCAAGTCCTCTTGCCTGAAGTTCTTTTAGGCTCATCGCGTTAAACGCTCCTTCCGGATCGAATTTAGTGGTACCTTCTTAAACCGACTATACGTCTGCGTGCGCGGAGGAGACAATAGACTTTTTTCCGGGCGGTTATCCGATTTCCGCGCGAACACCTCCTGGCGGAAGACCGGGCTGCTCCTTCGGGGAGGAAAGAGGGCGCCTCCCGAGTGGAGGCACCCTCTTCTTTTTATTCCCCAACGCAACGGTCTTTCGCTGCCGATTCCCGGTATTGGCCGGGGGATAAACCAACGGTTTTCTTGAATACCCGTATGAAAGACGTCGGGTTGGCGTAACCCATCATTTCCGAAATATGCTGCACGGTGACGTCCGATTCGCGCAGCAGTCTTTTCGCGTGCTCAATCCGAAGTCCAATCAGAAAATCGCTGAAGTTCAGGCCAATGCTTTCCTTGAACAGCTGGCTCAAATATTTCGGACTGATCTGAAACCGGTCGCTAAGAAGCGTGAGGGATAGATTCGGATCCATGAAATGCTCGGCCACATAATCCCGAATCTCTCTCATCAGCGCATTATGGCGCCGGCTCTGGGAGAGTTCTTCGATATACTCCGATAGCTGGACCAGCGCGGCGGCAAAATCATGCTCAAGCTGCATTAGCGTATCCGACTGTTCCGCTGCCGCCGCAAGCCGCGGCTTGCTTTCCTGCAGCCACGGCTTCTTAACCTCCGGCAATGCACCGTCGAGCTCGTATTCCAAATGGAAAATAAAATAGTGCACGAGCCGGTCCACGTCATCCTTGCGAAGATGATGGACGGTCATTTCGTTAAACCATCTCCCGAACTCTTTCCGCCATTCGGGCTCCGACATGCGGAGCTGGCGGACGACCGTCCGGATCATCTCCAGATAATCAAACCATTCGCCGCCCGGCCTGCCCTTCACTTCCACGGCGTCAATGATTTGGTTTACGCCAACCGAAACCTTGCGGCTGACCGCCGTTTCGGCATCCTCGAAGGAGCGGGCGATCGATGCCTCGTCATCAGCCGGAGTACCCATCCCGATGGTAACCGTAAAATCGAGATGGCCCTCCACCCACGCGCGGATTTGCTCCGAGAGCTGCAGCAGCTGATGCTCCAATGCTCCGCTCTCCTCCGAGATCAGAAGGATAACGAGCTGGTTTTTCGCAATCCATTCGACGACTACTTTCAGTCCGCCCTGCTCGGCCGTTTCAACCGCTACGCTGCTTACGATAAACTTGAAGAGCGACTGATCGCCGGGACTATACTTCAAGCCAAATTGCACGTATTGGTCAAGCTCCAGAACCGCGACCATGAAATGGCCGGCAGACAGCCCAAAATGCTGCCATTCCTGCTCCCATGCGGTTTGGTCCTCCTTGTAATCCCCCTTCAGCAGCACTTGCAGAAATTGCTGCCTGCGGATAACCAAATGCTCCTGCTGCTGCTCCTGGAAGGCCATGTTGTTCGTAATAAGCCGTTCGATTGCCTGATCGATAAAGGAAAATTCATTCTCCTTCTCTTTCGGCTCAGAGGTTTTTATGATGGACGAGAATCGTTCGATGCGGTGCAAAATGGATTCGATCGGCTTATAATTGCGCCTTGTGACATAGAACATCGAGCCGATCGCCAGTACGATTGCGCTTAATCCGAGCAAAACCCACAACGTGCTGCCGTGGAACAGGAAATCGAGCAGCTGCCCGCCTCTGATGCTGATCCGGTACGTCCAGCCGGTATAGTCCGATACCACGTCGGCACTAAGCCTGCTTTTGGACGGCGCCGTATGTCCCGCGTTAAAGAATGAATTCCCCTTGGCATCGTACAGCTGCGCATCCGTAATCGTATGGTCAATCATCTGCCCGATATAGCTGTTCAGCGACGCGATCTTAACGTTAACCATCAAATACCCGAGACTGCCCGAATCGCGGGGGATCTTAAAGCCCAAGGAAGTCACGCGCAATTGAGATGGCGAGCCTTGGGCAACGCTTTCCCGAATCCGCGGAGAAGACCAAACCCCCGTATAAGCCAGATCAAGCGAGCTTTGCACAAAGCCGCGGTCCGGGAATTGATCAAGCGGCCGAATCGTGCTCTGGTCGAGTACCTTGCCGTCCTTGACCCTGTACAGGTAAACGGAATCGATGAGGCCGTAACGCACCATAAGGCTGCTGAGTTCATTCGATACCTCGTAATTAAGCGCCCGGTCCGCAGGCTCCTCAAGAAACCGGTCCAGGCTTCCGCCAGTCTCAATCATTTTCTGTGCATCAATCGATATATTTTTTAGCGAGCTGTCGACCATGTTCGTAACGTATTCGGCCGTCAATTTATTCGCTTGAATGGCGTTCCTGACGTTGAACTGATTAATAATCGAAAAGAAAATAAAGATCAGCACGCTGATCGTAATAAAAAGAATGGGAAGGTATGAAAAAAGCATCCGCATAATGTAGTTGTTGTTTATTTTCATACCTTCGCCTTCCTTCCTTTACTTCTTCATTTCCCGGTAAGCCGCGCGGCGCTCGTCTTGAATCGCCTGACCGCCAAGCTTCATGTATTCGGCAACACCGTCATCGAAGATTTTGTTGAATTGATCCGGCTTCGCCAGAATGCTTTTCACCACAATCTCATAAGCTTTCGCTTTCAGGGTTGTGCCGTATTTAATTTCGGCTTCAATCGGACGGTCGAAACGAGGCATGGTATAACCGTCTTTAAGCGCGTTTTGAATCGATTGCTTCGCGATTTCTTCATAGCCCGGGAACTGGTAGGCAGTCGCTTCGATATCCTTGTCGACGGAGCCGAAATCTTTACCGTTAGCGATAATGGCGATATCGCTGTTGTTATAGAAGGTTTTCTTCGCATCGTCTGTTGCAATGGCTTTCGGGAATCCGTTCTCCAGCGAATAGTGCTGGCCTTCGATACCGTTTTGCAGCGTGAACAAAACGTCCGACTGCGCCATCCAGTCCAAATATTTGATCGCTTCCGCCGCATGCTTGCTCGTCTTCGGAACCATGATGTGCATGCCGATCGGATCATAGATTGATTTAGGCGTTTTGCCTTCCGCATCCGTAAACGGATCAATCGCGATATATTCGGCGCCCGGCACGTTCTGCTTCAGCGTATCGAACACTTTGCCCGGTGCCATCAGATTCGTATGCGCAGCAAGTGCCGTAAACGCGCCAACATAACCGTTTGCTACGTCGCTCTCGAATTGCTTGCCGTCTTTATCCAGGGCGAAATCCGGATTGATGAGACCTTCCTGATAAAATTTATTCAAATATTGCATGCCTTCCTTGTAGCCCGGCTTCGTTATTTCCGGAATGTAGCTGGATGTGGTCAGGGAATAGAATTCTTCTTCCGCCATCTTTTTCACGAAAGAGTTAACGAGTACAAACGGCGTCGTGATCGCCGTGCTGTCGATCGCGCTGAAATCGTATGGAATGACTTTTCCGCCCGTTTGGCCTGGATCCTTCTCCTTAAACGCTTTCATCGTTTCGTAGAATTGTTCCGTTGTCGATGGAGCGGGCAGGCCTAGTTTGTCCAGCCAATCCTTGCGGATGTAAGTAGATTGGGTGAACTGCAGCGGTCTTTTTGCCGGTATCGTATATTGCTTGCCGTTAAACACCCCGTAATTCAATACATCATCGCCGAGAAACTTCTTCAGGTTTGGCGCGTTTCCGATTAGAGAGGTAAGGTCGGTCAAGCCGCCGTCCTTCACGTAATTGTAAATCGTATTCATATCGTAAGTAAACACAAGGTCCGGCGCATCGCCCGTCGCCATTAGCACGTTGAGCTTGTCGACTTCCTGGTTCCGGGGAACCGGAACAAATTCCAGCTTGATATTGTTCGGATCGCCGAAGTTCTTCTGAATCCATTGCGTCCAAAAGTTATCCGTAACGGGGCCGGCGCCAGCCGGCGCATTGCCGCGGTCGAACACTTCAATCTTCAGCGTCACTTTATCTTTCTTTGTGTTCGCTGTGCTCTCCGGCGACGTTGATCCCGAAGAATTGGATGAATTGTCATTCGAATTTCCGCATGCCGACAGTGCGCTTGCCAGCAGCACAACCGCTGCCGATGTTACAAACCATTTTTTTTGTTTTGCTTGCATGTACGAATCCCCTTTTCGAATAAGGTGCCTTGCTCTATGTTATCACCTCTGCCTGGCAGAGAGATTAACCAAAAATTATCCTTTTACAGCCCCGATCATAACGCCGGATACGAAGTACCGCTGCAGCCAAGGATAGACCACAAGAATAGGAAGCGTCGCGAACATAATGCTTGCCGCTTTAAGCCCTTCCGGTACAACCTCGGATGCAGCTGCGCCCTCCTGTGCGGTAAGGTCCGTGACCATACTGTTCATGACGACTTGATACAGCTTCAGCTGGATTGGGTACATCTCGGAGTTGCTGATATAAAAAAGAGCATCCATAAAGCCGTTCCAGCGGGATACGGCATAAAACAAGCTAAGCGTGGCTAGCACCGGAAGCGACAGCGGAAGCACAATCCGGAGCAAGGTGCCAATATGCGAGCTGCCGTCCAAATAAGCCGATTCTTCCAGGCTTGCAGGGATGCTGGTGAAGAAAGATCGTAGAATAATCAGGTTAAACGCGCTGATCATACCCGGCAGGATAAGCGAAAACATATTGTCCAATAGGCCAAGCTGCTTAACAAGCAGGTATTCCGGAATCAAGCCCCCGCTGAAAAACATCGTAAAGACGATGATCATCATAAAGACGGATCGCCCTTTTAATTGCGTCTTGGTGAGAGGGTATGCCGCGCATATACTCATGATCATGCTGACGGCCGTAAAAACCGTGGTCAAAATAATCGTTAATCCCATGGATTTTAGCATTCGGGCATCCTGGAACACGATCCGGTAAGACTCCCAATCCCATCCCCTCGGAAAGATCGTTACCCGGTCGGAGATAATCTCCTGCTTTGCGCTAAGCGATACCGCGATAATATGAAGGAACGGTATGAGACAAATAAGCATTGCCGCTCCAACGATGATCATAATGACGATATCCGATACTCGGATTCTTTTTAACTTCGCTTCGTTTATCATGCTGGTGCCTCCTACCATATTCCTTGCTCTCCGAATTTCTTGGCGATTGTATTCGATACGATAACGAAGATAAGCCCAACTAGCGCCTGGAATAAGCCCATTGCGGTCGCAAGCGAGAATTGCGCGGACTGCAGACCCGCTTTGTACACGAACGTACTGATGACCTCTGCATAATCCATAACAAGTGTGTTACCCATGACGAACGGACGTTCAAAACCAATCGTCATGATATGGCCAAGCTGCATGATCAGCATAACGACAATCGTAGGACGGATGCCCGGCAGCGTAATATGCCACATTTTTTTGAGCCGACCCGCGCCGTCAACGTCTGCTGCTTCATACAAATCCCGGTTAATGCCCGTCAGAGCCGCCAAATAAATGATCGTTCCCCAGCCAGCGCTTTGCCAGATGCCGGTACCGAGGTACACCATCAGCCAGTGGTTTTTCTCCGTCAGGAACGGAATCGCGTCAAAACCAAGCGAAGTGACTACGTTGTTAACTAGGCCGCCTTTGTTGGAGAACATTTGATACACCAGACCGCCTATAATAATCCAAGAAATAAAATGAGGAAGATACAGAAGCGTTTGCGCAGTCTTCTTAAACCAGACTGCCCGCAGCTCGTTAAGGAGAAGGGCGAGCAGGATCGGTGCCGGAAACGAGAATACGAGATCCAGAAAGTTCAGCAGCAGCGTATTGCGAACGACATCGTAGAACTGGCTCATCTTGAACAGCTCCTGGAAGTTTTCGAAGCCAATCCAAGGGCTGCCCGTCACGCCTTTAAAAATGCTGTAGTCCTGAAACGCGATCGCGGCGCCGTACATCGGGACATACTTGAAAAGAATGAAATAAGCGATTGGAAGTATAAGCAGCAGATACAGCTGGTAGTCCTTCCATACTCCTGTTGCCTGCCGGCGTTTGATCGCTGGCTTTGGCGTGCCGGGCGATTGCGTTGGTGCCAAGCTCCGATCCATGTGCATCCCTTCTCTCTATGTTGTGTTGTAATGTTGTGCCGAGTGTTGAGTGGCCTGTTACCTGATTAGCTAGCGTTACGGTCCAGGCCGGCTAACCACACTATACGAGGACGGTGAGTTAAGGCACAATAGACTCTTTTCCGGCTATTATCCGAATTCCGAATCCCTTGCCGGGACTGGGTTTGCGGCATCTTGGAGTGAAGAGCTCGGAAACCGGTTCATAGACGGAAAACAGCTCATTCCCCGCAGGA
This region of Paenibacillus sp. JDR-2 genomic DNA includes:
- the pflB gene encoding formate C-acetyltransferase, which codes for MAMKENEVRRGAAGKDAWRGFADGKWKKQIDVNSFIEKNLTPYEGDEQFLASATEDTNALWRQVSGLLKEERERGGVHDIDVHTVSAITSHAPGYIDKSKEKIVGLQTDAPLKRAVQPFGGIRMAADACEAYGYELDPEMLRVFTDIRKTHNQGVFDAYTTDMRAARKAGIITGLPDAYGRGRIIGDYRRVALYGVDRLIQGKKEELLQLEVDAVTEEVIRLREELSEQLRSLGELKAMAAAYGSDLSAPAANAREAVQWLYFAYLAAIKEQNGAAMSLGRVSSFLDIYFERDLREGTLTEREAQELVDHFVMKLRIVKFLRTPDYNELFSGDPTWVTESVGGMGLDGATRVTRNSFRFLHTLYTLGPAPEPNLTVLWSSKLPEPFKKYCAKVSAETSSIQYENDDLMRPFFGDDYGIACCVSAMRIGKQMQFFGARANLAKALLYAINGGVDEKLGVRIGPAIAPITSEVLDYEVVKQKFGVIQDWLAKLYMNTLNVIHYMHDKYCYERLEMALHDRDIIRTMACGIAGLSVVADSLSAIRYAKVRPVRNEKGIAVDFEIEGEYPQYGNNDDRADQLAVELAEGFMNRLRQHKAYRGAIPTMSVLTITSNVVYGKKTGSTPDGRKAGQPFAPGANPMHGRDRKGALASLASVAKIPYEHSLDGVSNTFSIIPKALGKEETARFSNLAALLDGYTASGGHHLNVNVFNREQLLDAMEHPENYPQLTIRVSGYAVNFIKLTREQQLDVINRTFHGEI
- the mobA gene encoding molybdenum cofactor guanylyltransferase; the encoded protein is MLSGVILAGDLYEGRKADKRAFRIVGGQTVIERQIKEMRSNCDDITIVTNEPRLFLRHVDRDIRIISDYYSNQGVLSGMHAGLALARHRDVWIIGCHMPYPSAEAADLLTDGKREGYDAAIPWIGGRIYPLHGVYDRACEELIRVQLELGQADLAGFLRQINWLRLKESELRSNRIDNRFIRTIPAGEAT
- a CDS encoding hemerythrin domain-containing protein, with translation MRLDPFNTARPSSFARLAMRLESDHEQIKAMCSALCQQSIHHAAGMSSYVTIEGLIGLREEAELLLRELKRHSVWEEEELFPILMHYSHKKIEPTIMPSLWVLEKDHELAVQYIESFVQASSNLLHALRLEPISGADLQREMKGGCDCLTQGCFILTAHFQMEEELLFPLAEDILTDMDYLFS
- a CDS encoding IS1182 family transposase, whose amino-acid sequence is MEYHRLKQHAREQLKSEDGHALSVRRMHEPESVFGQIKNNRGFRRFLLRGLPKVSLEVGWLSLAHNLLKKAIKEQKRKIALQG
- a CDS encoding alpha-L-rhamnosidase C-terminal domain-containing protein, with the protein product MSLKELQARGLAIDPRTRAYVEPVRLVWNTGKGNTSDVINPEGLLAGNGGQVTKEAPNACLLRHKGEAPAILLDFGTELHGGIRIAVVEGRFPEPKRSVKIRVRLGESAMEAMSELGGATNATNDHVSRDSIVDVGLLGGAEFGTTGFRFARLDLLDEGEIELQSVQAVFLYRDIEYKGSFRCSDPLLDRIWETGAYTVHLNMQDYLWDGIKRDRMVWTGDMHPEVATICAVFGEHEIVPQSMDFKRDRSPLPMFMDMPTYSIWWLLVQHDWYMQHGNEAYLLEQRDYITGLLRELIGKVEPDGTINVYRPFLDWPASSNPAGVTAGVHALFVLGMQAGVRLCRLFGEEGTAGLCEELEGRLRERIPHHADSKQAAALQALAGLMDPTVANREVIAPDAPSGYSTFYGYYMLRARAEAGDIAGSLDSIRSFWGGMLELGATTFWEDFDIAWMEGAARIDELTPPGKIDVHGSYGGYCYKGYRHSLCHGWASGPTAWLSEYVLGIQVVEPGFRKVRIRPNLADLDWAEGTYPTPRGLIHVRHERGADGRIRTDITVPPGVTFVE
- a CDS encoding helix-turn-helix domain-containing protein; the encoded protein is MKINNNYIMRMLFSYLPILFITISVLIFIFFSIINQFNVRNAIQANKLTAEYVTNMVDSSLKNISIDAQKMIETGGSLDRFLEEPADRALNYEVSNELSSLMVRYGLIDSVYLYRVKDGKVLDQSTIRPLDQFPDRGFVQSSLDLAYTGVWSSPRIRESVAQGSPSQLRVTSLGFKIPRDSGSLGYLMVNVKIASLNSYIGQMIDHTITDAQLYDAKGNSFFNAGHTAPSKSRLSADVVSDYTGWTYRISIRGGQLLDFLFHGSTLWVLLGLSAIVLAIGSMFYVTRRNYKPIESILHRIERFSSIIKTSEPKEKENEFSFIDQAIERLITNNMAFQEQQQEHLVIRRQQFLQVLLKGDYKEDQTAWEQEWQHFGLSAGHFMVAVLELDQYVQFGLKYSPGDQSLFKFIVSSVAVETAEQGGLKVVVEWIAKNQLVILLISEESGALEHQLLQLSEQIRAWVEGHLDFTVTIGMGTPADDEASIARSFEDAETAVSRKVSVGVNQIIDAVEVKGRPGGEWFDYLEMIRTVVRQLRMSEPEWRKEFGRWFNEMTVHHLRKDDVDRLVHYFIFHLEYELDGALPEVKKPWLQESKPRLAAAAEQSDTLMQLEHDFAAALVQLSEYIEELSQSRRHNALMREIRDYVAEHFMDPNLSLTLLSDRFQISPKYLSQLFKESIGLNFSDFLIGLRIEHAKRLLRESDVTVQHISEMMGYANPTSFIRVFKKTVGLSPGQYRESAAKDRCVGE
- a CDS encoding extracellular solute-binding protein, which translates into the protein MQAKQKKWFVTSAAVVLLASALSACGNSNDNSSNSSGSTSPESTANTKKDKVTLKIEVFDRGNAPAGAGPVTDNFWTQWIQKNFGDPNNIKLEFVPVPRNQEVDKLNVLMATGDAPDLVFTYDMNTIYNYVKDGGLTDLTSLIGNAPNLKKFLGDDVLNYGVFNGKQYTIPAKRPLQFTQSTYIRKDWLDKLGLPAPSTTEQFYETMKAFKEKDPGQTGGKVIPYDFSAIDSTAITTPFVLVNSFVKKMAEEEFYSLTTSSYIPEITKPGYKEGMQYLNKFYQEGLINPDFALDKDGKQFESDVANGYVGAFTALAAHTNLMAPGKVFDTLKQNVPGAEYIAIDPFTDAEGKTPKSIYDPIGMHIMVPKTSKHAAEAIKYLDWMAQSDVLFTLQNGIEGQHYSLENGFPKAIATDDAKKTFYNNSDIAIIANGKDFGSVDKDIEATAYQFPGYEEIAKQSIQNALKDGYTMPRFDRPIEAEIKYGTTLKAKAYEIVVKSILAKPDQFNKIFDDGVAEYMKLGGQAIQDERRAAYREMKK